A segment of the Arcobacter sp. CECT 8983 genome:
GCAGGTTTATTCTTTCTTTTAACTCTTCTCTTTCCCAAAGAATCTCAAAAATTTTTAAATCTTTTGCAAGGGGAACTTTTGGATTTTTTTCAAAATATTCACTTGGTGTCATATTTGATTGCTTATAAATAGAGTAGGCTTTTTCTATTCTATATTTATCATTTTGTGAAATTTTTTCCATATAAGATTTATCTAAAGAGTATAAAAGTTCATAGGCTTCACTTAAAGAAATATCAAGTTTAATATCTTTTTCAATACCAGTCGAAAGTCCTTCTACTAAGGCTTTTAAATAAAAACCAGTACCACCAACAATAATAAGGTTTTTGTCTTTTTCTTTTGCAAATTTTTTGGCTTTTTTATAACACTCAAAAAACTCTACTACATCAAAGTTTTCATTTGGATATACTTCATCTATTCCAAAGTGAATGATATCACCTCTTTCTTCTTTTGTAGGTTTAGCAGAAGCAATATCAATCTCTTTGTAAACAGATAACGAATCTAAAGATAAAATTATAGAATTAGTTTGTT
Coding sequences within it:
- the miaA gene encoding tRNA (adenosine(37)-N6)-dimethylallyltransferase MiaA, whose protein sequence is MKEIAIIGSTASGKTGLSLEIAKQTNSIILSLDSLSVYKEIDIASAKPTKEERGDIIHFGIDEVYPNENFDVVEFFECYKKAKKFAKEKDKNLIIVGGTGFYLKALVEGLSTGIEKDIKLDISLSEAYELLYSLDKSYMEKISQNDKYRIEKAYSIYKQSNMTPSEYFEKNPKVPLAKDLKIFEILWEREELKERINLRTSLMIKEGIIDEVIYLEKNYRRTPNCMSAIGIVETLEYLDGKLTKKELEEKISLNTAKLAKRQNTFNKGQFKNKTSNIIKNLNSDIIKYFSL